The proteins below are encoded in one region of Xenopus laevis strain J_2021 chromosome 8L, Xenopus_laevis_v10.1, whole genome shotgun sequence:
- the LOC108698947 gene encoding olfactory receptor 6C74, whose amino-acid sequence MVNYFIIKGISDLPELQLLIFLLVLLLYLIILGGNLSILLLVCLDSQLKTPMYFFLGNLSILDVSSATVTLHKIFFSYITGDKTVSFIGCMAQVYVFASFTSQELLLLTAMSYDRYVAICKPLHYHIVMTPRVCIILALFCWVWGFLQVLPPVYILANFSCYLSNVLNHFFCDFASLMKLSCSDTGVLVLLNLTEGLLVSTLTPFILTFISYVFIIISILKIQTSAGRHKAFYTCSSHLTVVVLLYIILTCQYLVPNSKSTVDLNKHYSLFNTMAIPMMNPLIYSLKNKDVKSAIQRRLRLWRLNA is encoded by the coding sequence ATGGTGAACTATTTCATTATAAAAGGAATTTCCGACCTCCCTGAGCTGCAGCTTCTGATCTTTCTGCTGGTTCTGTTACTTTATCTGATCATTCTTGGTGGAAACTTAAGTATCCTCCTCCTTGTCTGTTTGGATTCTCAGCTGAAGACCCCGATGTACTTCTTCCTAGGCAACTTGTCCATCTTGGATGTGTCTTCTGCAACAGTCACTCTTCACAAGATCTTCTTTAGCTACATCACAGGCGATAAAACGGTGTCGTTCATTGGCTGCATGGCCCAGGTGTATGTTTTTGCATCATTTACAAGTCAGGAGCTCTTACTGCTAACAGCCATGAGTTATGATCGTTATGTGGCCATTTGTAAGCCGTTACATTATCACATTGTTATGACCCCCAGGGTTTGCATAATTCTGGCTTTGTTTTGTTGGGTCTGGGGATTTTTACAAGTTTTGCCTCCTGTTTACATATTAGCAAACTTCTCCTGTTATCTTTCCAatgtattaaatcattttttctgTGACTTCGCTTCACTGATGAAACTTTCCTGCAGTGACACTGGTGTTTTGGTGCTACTGAACCTTACAGAAGGGCTTCTTGTTTCTACTCTTACCCCATTCATACTTACATTTATCTCCtatgtttttataattatctCCATATTGAAGATACAAACCAGTGCAGGAAGACACAAAGCCTTTTACACATGTTCATCACACCTCACAGTTGTTGTCCTCCTCTATATAATACTTACCTGCCAATACTTGGTTCCAAACTCAAAGTCAACTGTTGACTTAAATAAACATTATTCTCTGTTTAACACAATGGCTATCCCAATGATGAATCCACTCATTTATagcttaaaaaataaagatgtgaAATCAGCTATTCAGCGCAGACTTAGACTTTGGAGATTAAATgcataa